One Moorella sp. E308F DNA segment encodes these proteins:
- a CDS encoding peptidoglycan DD-metalloendopeptidase family protein has product MDPMVVAVSTSAAKKVGKLATSARAREGLAVKIEYLAVGIFFLITTLLISLVLIFFLALGMDDQGKITGFRSGAPTAFAVADIPTQYLPIFLKAQERYGVSWAVLAAIAKIESGFGRDMGPSSAGAIGFMQFMPATWEQYKQDGDGDGRMDPYNPYDAIFAAANMLKADGFAIDPRGAIFAYNHANWYVDMVMSQAAAYASTMLPVGQGIWPLPGQYKTVTDGYGMRWHPILKKYSFHDGIDLPAPEGTPVFAVQDGKVIWDRENGAYGLCVILDHGGLMTMYGHLSDVAVRKGEKVKAGQVIGYIGNTGLSTGPHLHFSVYINGRPANPEEWLKIPSGNN; this is encoded by the coding sequence ATGGACCCAATGGTAGTAGCAGTATCAACCAGCGCTGCAAAAAAAGTCGGTAAGTTGGCCACGTCGGCCCGGGCCAGGGAGGGCCTGGCCGTAAAGATTGAATATCTGGCGGTAGGCATCTTTTTTCTTATTACAACCCTGCTTATATCCCTGGTCCTCATATTTTTCCTGGCCCTGGGAATGGACGATCAAGGCAAAATCACCGGCTTCCGGTCCGGCGCACCAACGGCCTTTGCCGTAGCCGATATACCGACCCAGTACCTGCCCATTTTCCTTAAAGCCCAGGAAAGGTACGGGGTATCCTGGGCGGTACTTGCGGCCATCGCCAAAATAGAATCCGGTTTCGGGCGCGATATGGGACCATCCAGCGCCGGGGCGATAGGCTTCATGCAGTTCATGCCGGCCACCTGGGAGCAATACAAGCAGGACGGCGACGGGGACGGCCGGATGGACCCCTATAACCCCTACGACGCCATCTTCGCCGCCGCCAACATGCTTAAAGCCGACGGCTTCGCCATCGATCCCCGGGGAGCCATCTTCGCCTATAACCACGCCAACTGGTACGTGGATATGGTCATGAGCCAGGCGGCGGCCTACGCCTCCACCATGCTGCCGGTAGGCCAGGGCATTTGGCCCCTCCCAGGCCAATATAAAACCGTCACCGACGGTTACGGCATGCGCTGGCACCCGATTCTAAAAAAATACAGCTTTCACGACGGCATAGATCTACCGGCGCCGGAAGGCACGCCGGTATTTGCAGTGCAAGATGGTAAGGTGATCTGGGATAGAGAGAACGGCGCTTATGGCCTTTGCGTAATCCTGGACCACGGCGGCCTTATGACCATGTACGGCCACCTGTCGGATGTAGCTGTAAGAAAAGGGGAAAAGGTGAAGGCCGGCCAGGTTATCGGCTATATAGGTAATACTGGCCTCTCCACCGGCCCCCACCTGCATTTCAGCGTTTACATCAACGGCCGACCGGCCAACCCGGAAGAGTGGCTGAAGATACCTTCGGGAAATAACTGA
- a CDS encoding diguanylate cyclase, which yields MAKIVTSLALVPGAGATFIATNIGAWTAKKSIKTLLIDLSARGVLGPLFLVEKAKEKVYPTTTTWQEFSDPASSLIKTQYGLAVLPAPERDKSTDYNLNAEAILDYFDSLFKVIVVDLGGDIYLPHVFPVMEKASKNILVAEPSKRCVEALPGHIKEILMQYKPELIINRVTSRAYYHPRDIARQFNVGQYIAIIDDPKSNNEAIKQRLPLSLYGKGKTAKNLIELVKYILGDTLTQEKGKEVSNNYSNGYNPKNLFANRLPKIRLPSFGCSIKKAEIIPKPVQEKPDPSSSKNPLHLYALGEFKTDIAGVSCFASIDELEKAINIKDPTCIILHAAPGVTGNLKNLRRRVKLASIPVAVIGRCNDCDNIAAIYEAGADEHADELTPEVIKKLVARKKRLEALWSRAVRDDLTGLYKRSFMEECLREALESYQNNNVPVAFLICDLDHFKQVNDTYGHQAGDAVLKEFARFLRLSVRETDIVARYGGEEFAVIFPRTEGEIARTVAQRLCEAWAEHVIDIGGRKVASTFSAGLAASAPGMAPPDMIKAADQALYRAKKAGRNRVVAAWDKTVPAFSPVPPVEVQSVPAVRPGAVVNKAAPVETPARLETTRLSALTTPSPVQEVPPPVPQSLPKLQPPPPARRTGGFSFVPMENMVVLYGVTPGADVAGVAIEICRSLQKARFKVALIEANFSNPGLALRLGIPGEEMWDRDWRIGGASVGGYWQGIAAWLLDPWVKDTPPEEDLLSILRDMLNAAVELKSKWIIVECDYDFPYFKALSRAAGHTLAIIRPGERLPLYGDFPGILVKDRAGSTEYPAYEIHQIADMLKNKKEMTAN from the coding sequence ATGGCCAAAATAGTAACATCCCTTGCCCTGGTACCAGGCGCCGGAGCCACGTTTATTGCCACAAATATCGGCGCCTGGACGGCAAAGAAAAGCATAAAAACTTTGCTCATAGATCTAAGCGCAAGGGGCGTTTTAGGCCCATTGTTCCTAGTGGAAAAAGCAAAAGAAAAGGTTTACCCAACAACGACAACCTGGCAGGAATTCAGCGACCCCGCCTCCTCACTCATCAAAACCCAGTATGGTCTGGCTGTTCTCCCGGCGCCGGAACGCGACAAAAGTACGGATTACAATTTAAACGCCGAAGCCATTCTTGATTATTTTGACTCGTTATTTAAAGTAATAGTTGTCGATCTGGGCGGGGACATATATTTGCCCCATGTATTCCCCGTCATGGAAAAGGCCTCCAAAAACATATTAGTGGCTGAACCGAGCAAAAGATGTGTCGAAGCTTTGCCGGGCCACATCAAAGAAATCTTGATGCAATATAAACCAGAACTGATAATCAACCGTGTAACTTCCCGGGCTTATTACCATCCTAGGGATATAGCCCGGCAGTTTAACGTAGGACAGTATATAGCCATCATTGATGATCCCAAGTCTAACAACGAAGCTATAAAGCAGCGCCTTCCCCTCTCGCTTTATGGAAAAGGAAAAACAGCAAAAAATTTAATTGAATTGGTGAAATATATACTTGGTGATACACTAACCCAAGAAAAGGGAAAGGAGGTATCAAATAATTACAGTAATGGTTATAACCCCAAAAATCTATTTGCAAATAGGTTACCAAAAATCCGGTTACCCTCCTTTGGCTGTAGTATAAAAAAGGCAGAGATTATTCCTAAGCCAGTACAAGAGAAACCAGATCCATCTTCTTCTAAAAATCCACTTCATCTTTACGCCCTCGGTGAATTTAAAACCGATATTGCCGGGGTAAGTTGCTTTGCCAGCATAGATGAACTGGAAAAAGCCATAAACATAAAAGATCCAACGTGCATTATCCTCCACGCCGCTCCCGGCGTAACAGGCAACCTCAAAAACTTACGCCGCCGGGTCAAACTTGCTTCCATACCGGTTGCCGTCATAGGCCGGTGCAACGATTGCGACAATATAGCAGCGATATATGAAGCGGGCGCCGATGAGCATGCAGACGAATTGACCCCGGAGGTTATTAAGAAACTGGTTGCAAGGAAAAAACGCCTGGAAGCCCTCTGGAGTCGTGCCGTCCGCGACGACCTGACAGGGTTATACAAACGCAGTTTTATGGAAGAGTGCCTGCGGGAAGCGCTGGAAAGCTACCAGAATAACAACGTGCCGGTAGCTTTTCTTATTTGCGACCTTGACCATTTCAAGCAGGTGAACGATACCTACGGTCACCAAGCCGGAGACGCCGTTCTCAAGGAGTTTGCTCGTTTCCTACGCTTATCCGTCCGCGAAACAGACATCGTGGCCCGGTACGGAGGCGAAGAGTTCGCCGTCATCTTTCCCCGGACAGAGGGCGAAATAGCCCGGACGGTGGCGCAACGGCTCTGCGAAGCATGGGCCGAACACGTGATAGACATCGGCGGCCGGAAGGTGGCCAGCACCTTTTCGGCCGGACTGGCGGCTTCCGCGCCCGGCATGGCCCCGCCAGACATGATCAAAGCCGCCGACCAGGCGCTTTACCGGGCTAAAAAGGCCGGCCGCAACCGGGTGGTAGCTGCGTGGGACAAAACCGTTCCAGCGTTTTCGCCCGTACCCCCTGTGGAGGTACAGAGCGTCCCCGCGGTAAGACCGGGAGCTGTTGTTAATAAAGCCGCCCCGGTAGAAACGCCGGCCCGGCTAGAGACGACGCGCTTGTCAGCTCTTACCACGCCTTCCCCTGTTCAGGAAGTACCACCCCCGGTGCCGCAGTCTTTGCCTAAGCTTCAGCCACCTCCCCCTGCCAGGAGAACCGGCGGCTTTTCCTTTGTCCCCATGGAAAATATGGTGGTTCTTTATGGCGTGACGCCGGGGGCGGACGTTGCCGGGGTAGCCATTGAAATTTGCAGATCGTTGCAAAAGGCGCGCTTTAAAGTAGCCCTTATAGAGGCTAATTTCAGCAATCCGGGACTGGCCTTGCGCCTGGGTATCCCAGGTGAAGAGATGTGGGATCGGGACTGGCGCATCGGCGGGGCCAGCGTAGGAGGGTACTGGCAGGGCATCGCAGCCTGGCTTTTAGACCCCTGGGTTAAGGATACGCCGCCAGAGGAAGATTTACTAAGCATCTTGAGAGACATGCTTAATGCCGCTGTTGAACTTAAAAGTAAGTGGATAATAGTAGAGTGTGATTATGACTTCCCCTATTTTAAAGCCTTGTCCAGGGCGGCCGGGCATACCCTGGCCATTATCAGGCCCGGAGAACGCCTGCCGTTATACGGCGACTTTCCAGGCATTCTGGTGAAAGACCGGGCAGGCAGCACGGAATACCCGGCCTATGAAATCCATCAGATCGCAGATATGCTCAAAAACAAAAAGGAGATGACGGCAAATTGA
- the cpaB gene encoding Flp pilus assembly protein CpaB, translating into MKFVSKGTGSFFLLGAIMAAAVAGFFALQAVRMAAPTVPVLVAKTDLKVGERLTEEKIEVINLPPAAVPKDRVNADNFEKTVGYHLKTALAAGTPIRTSYIAELSPAGGTLAARLALTGQGNWRAIALPPDATKGLPVEVGDRVDIIGVTGEGPATVTEVLAEGVMVVEAPPAPKDDSEPGSAVVAVPLEKAPKVVLAITKGKVLAALRPLE; encoded by the coding sequence TTGAAATTTGTCAGCAAGGGAACCGGCTCCTTTTTCCTTTTGGGAGCTATCATGGCGGCCGCCGTGGCTGGGTTCTTTGCCTTGCAGGCGGTGCGTATGGCCGCACCCACGGTGCCAGTTCTTGTGGCCAAGACGGACCTAAAAGTTGGAGAAAGGCTGACGGAGGAAAAAATCGAGGTGATCAATTTGCCCCCGGCGGCAGTGCCCAAAGACAGGGTGAATGCCGACAATTTCGAAAAAACGGTGGGGTATCACTTGAAGACAGCCCTGGCGGCCGGAACGCCGATACGGACGAGTTATATCGCCGAACTTTCGCCTGCTGGGGGAACGCTGGCGGCCAGGCTGGCCCTTACCGGCCAGGGGAACTGGCGTGCCATAGCATTGCCGCCTGATGCCACCAAAGGCTTGCCGGTGGAAGTGGGTGACAGGGTGGATATAATCGGTGTGACGGGTGAAGGTCCTGCTACCGTTACTGAGGTCCTGGCCGAAGGCGTTATGGTGGTTGAAGCGCCGCCCGCGCCCAAAGATGATTCCGAGCCCGGGAGCGCAGTCGTGGCCGTGCCCCTGGAAAAAGCCCCGAAGGTGGTACTTGCTATTACAAAAGGGAAAGTGCTGGCGGCCCTGCGGCCTCTTGAGTAA
- a CDS encoding AAA family ATPase encodes MYFGADNLIRLLVADDDPEYRDRIRRAFEGHPRIRVTALAQSGRDAIGMARDGAPDAALIDLGLVDMSGLDVAEQVARVSPGTVVFIATDNPSMDLYRRAMALGVRQVFTKNMTAADIAGMIEQEVDAIREEMRRQAEKLPLVAPGSGPLGRFGGQGALTQVQSVRREVIAVASPKGGVGKTTTAVNMACAAAAQASLKVKVAIVDLNEFGCVTIQMNMGTPEKALTGDMGYRNILNWQYISNNPSPEEVQEFMFRHVSGVWVVPAVPLPEKIAEVNQALITKVISILRNNFDLVVIDLPPSITLDVSWAATEAADHILIVVTPDVQVIPGMNQLNTTLRALGVASKCYRIVNRYNIPGGLKISELDRYVPYPSLGVFPDEPGIMEAIKRGEPFVLSHPQAEFSLAVKRALNQVFPVFLESLQGTSKRKGGFLGLFKKRFA; translated from the coding sequence TTGTATTTTGGAGCCGACAATCTTATCCGGCTGCTGGTGGCGGATGATGACCCTGAATACAGAGACCGCATACGCCGGGCCTTTGAAGGTCACCCGCGCATAAGGGTTACGGCCCTGGCCCAGTCCGGTCGCGACGCCATCGGTATGGCGCGGGACGGCGCGCCGGATGCCGCTTTGATAGACCTGGGACTGGTGGATATGAGTGGCCTGGATGTGGCTGAACAGGTAGCCAGGGTGTCGCCGGGCACGGTGGTTTTTATTGCTACTGACAATCCTTCCATGGATTTGTACCGGCGGGCCATGGCGTTGGGCGTCCGGCAGGTGTTCACGAAAAACATGACGGCCGCCGATATTGCCGGGATGATTGAGCAGGAAGTGGACGCCATAAGGGAAGAGATGCGGCGACAGGCGGAGAAGCTGCCCCTGGTGGCCCCGGGCAGCGGGCCTTTGGGCCGTTTTGGCGGCCAGGGCGCCCTTACCCAGGTGCAGAGTGTGCGCCGGGAAGTCATCGCCGTCGCTTCGCCCAAGGGCGGCGTGGGCAAAACTACGACGGCCGTGAACATGGCCTGCGCCGCGGCTGCCCAGGCCAGTTTGAAGGTGAAAGTGGCCATTGTGGATCTAAACGAGTTCGGCTGCGTCACCATCCAGATGAACATGGGCACGCCAGAAAAAGCCCTGACCGGGGATATGGGCTACAGGAACATCCTCAACTGGCAGTATATATCTAACAACCCGTCCCCGGAGGAAGTGCAGGAGTTCATGTTCCGGCACGTTTCCGGAGTCTGGGTAGTGCCGGCTGTGCCCCTGCCGGAAAAAATAGCGGAAGTCAACCAGGCCCTGATCACTAAGGTGATAAGCATTTTACGCAATAATTTTGACCTGGTGGTAATCGATTTGCCGCCTTCGATAACGCTGGACGTCTCCTGGGCGGCTACGGAAGCGGCGGACCACATTTTGATCGTGGTCACGCCGGACGTGCAGGTGATACCCGGCATGAACCAGCTTAACACCACCTTGAGGGCCCTTGGGGTGGCCTCCAAGTGCTACCGCATAGTTAACCGCTACAATATACCTGGGGGATTGAAGATAAGCGAGCTGGACCGTTACGTTCCTTATCCTTCCCTGGGTGTTTTCCCCGATGAGCCGGGCATCATGGAAGCCATCAAGCGGGGCGAGCCCTTCGTGCTTTCCCACCCGCAGGCGGAATTCAGCTTAGCGGTAAAAAGGGCTTTAAACCAGGTTTTCCCGGTCTTTTTAGAAAGCTTGCAGGGGACATCGAAAAGAAAAGGGGGGTTCCTTGGGCTGTTTAAGAAACGCTTTGCATGA
- a CDS encoding CpaF family protein: MPLSNRPMSGLQERLYASREGRDYQEAVGIFNKEEFFNQIRPQAQKQIQARFTLQELADRHSPALRQKVRSVVLELIEGAGVNLPKPTLVNLAEELVNDLLGYGPLEPFFTGEMAQRVTEIKVLRWDLIRIEIDGKEMKATDENGRPVKFRDEQHCRDVLEKMLAPTGRRVDLSSPRVSARLPDGSRLMAHIPPVAVEGTTMSIRRFRMDMTMDKFLEYGTLNREMADFLAACVKGRLNIIVSGGTSSGKSTFLNVLASYIPEDESIITIEDPAELRLQHSNVRRLEARPANVEGQGEITQRDLVADALRMAPKRIIVGECRRGEAFDMMQAMGTGHDGSMTTLHANSAEEAVNRRLVNMIQMADMGLPYEAILGMIAGSVDLVVQLLKDRTGRRRVDHICEVTGLEKRDTGLAVGIKKIYVWNPEKGDWERTKEKFTKTDRLALYGVELPPGVN, translated from the coding sequence ATGCCTTTGAGCAACCGGCCCATGAGCGGCCTGCAGGAACGGCTTTATGCCAGCAGGGAAGGGAGAGATTACCAAGAGGCTGTTGGCATTTTTAACAAAGAAGAGTTTTTCAACCAGATCCGGCCCCAGGCCCAGAAGCAGATCCAGGCCAGGTTTACCCTCCAGGAACTTGCCGACCGTCATTCTCCGGCCCTGCGCCAGAAGGTGCGTTCAGTCGTTCTGGAATTAATTGAGGGGGCCGGGGTAAATCTTCCCAAACCTACTCTTGTCAACCTGGCGGAAGAACTGGTGAACGACCTTTTAGGCTACGGGCCCCTGGAGCCCTTCTTTACCGGGGAAATGGCCCAAAGGGTCACGGAAATAAAGGTGCTGCGCTGGGACCTGATCCGCATTGAAATCGACGGTAAAGAGATGAAAGCCACCGATGAGAACGGCAGGCCGGTAAAATTCCGCGATGAGCAGCACTGCCGGGACGTGCTGGAGAAGATGCTGGCCCCGACAGGCCGCCGGGTGGACCTGTCCAGTCCCCGGGTGTCGGCCAGGCTGCCGGACGGCTCCAGGCTCATGGCTCACATCCCGCCGGTGGCCGTCGAGGGGACGACAATGAGCATCAGGCGGTTCCGCATGGATATGACCATGGATAAGTTCCTGGAGTACGGGACTTTAAACCGGGAAATGGCCGACTTCCTGGCCGCCTGCGTAAAGGGCAGGTTGAACATTATTGTGTCCGGCGGCACTTCTTCCGGCAAGAGCACGTTCCTCAACGTGCTGGCATCGTACATCCCGGAGGACGAAAGCATCATCACCATCGAAGACCCGGCGGAGCTGCGGCTTCAGCATTCCAACGTGCGGCGCCTTGAAGCCCGGCCGGCCAATGTGGAAGGCCAGGGGGAAATAACCCAGCGTGACCTGGTGGCCGACGCCCTGAGAATGGCGCCGAAGAGGATAATCGTCGGCGAGTGCCGCAGGGGCGAGGCCTTCGACATGATGCAGGCCATGGGGACAGGCCACGACGGTTCGATGACCACCCTGCACGCCAACAGCGCCGAAGAGGCCGTCAACCGGCGGCTGGTGAACATGATCCAGATGGCCGATATGGGCCTGCCTTACGAAGCCATCCTGGGGATGATCGCCGGTTCGGTTGACCTGGTGGTGCAGCTTTTGAAGGACAGGACCGGCAGGAGGAGGGTTGACCATATCTGCGAAGTGACCGGTTTGGAGAAACGGGACACCGGCTTGGCGGTGGGGATCAAAAAGATCTATGTCTGGAACCCAGAAAAAGGGGATTGGGAGAGGACGAAGGAGAAGTTTACCAAGACGGACCGCCTGGCTTTGTACGGGGTGGAACTGCCACCAGGCGTGAATTGA
- a CDS encoding type II secretion system F family protein, whose amino-acid sequence MATDFGFLVGAAVFAAVILFLLGIRDVKARSSWLEARLRSHQEAGREEGWMSSLQKKAAQAGLDIPASHIAIAALVGALGGAVAVLALTGKPLLGLFGLLAGIYAPRAWVERRIRGRALLFEEQLEIILGQMAASLRAGQSVQQAIEQAALSSVPPAREVLGKIVHNLRSGDNTMTAIEKAGQSIKSRDLEVIAAATGLHMQVGGDLALVYDQIADGIRDRRAFRAQLGSITSEGRLTANILALLPFVAVGGMRVLQPDYMAPLFNTTTGLVLLFAASGLILVGWLVIKKIIEIEY is encoded by the coding sequence TTGGCGACGGACTTTGGTTTTTTGGTCGGCGCGGCTGTTTTTGCGGCCGTGATATTGTTTTTATTAGGCATCCGGGATGTAAAGGCCCGCTCTTCCTGGCTGGAAGCCAGGCTGCGTTCCCACCAGGAAGCCGGTAGAGAAGAAGGTTGGATGAGCTCTCTCCAGAAAAAAGCGGCCCAGGCGGGGCTTGACATCCCCGCGTCGCATATAGCGATTGCCGCCCTGGTGGGAGCCCTCGGGGGAGCAGTGGCGGTCCTGGCGCTGACCGGGAAGCCCCTTTTAGGTCTTTTTGGGCTTCTGGCGGGCATATATGCTCCCCGGGCCTGGGTGGAACGCCGCATCCGGGGACGCGCCCTGCTGTTCGAGGAGCAGCTGGAAATAATCCTGGGGCAGATGGCGGCTTCTCTCCGGGCCGGGCAGTCTGTCCAGCAAGCGATTGAACAGGCGGCTCTGTCCTCCGTCCCGCCGGCCAGGGAAGTCCTGGGCAAGATCGTCCACAATCTTCGCAGCGGCGACAACACTATGACCGCCATTGAAAAGGCCGGGCAGAGCATCAAGTCGCGCGACCTTGAGGTGATAGCGGCGGCCACGGGACTGCATATGCAGGTCGGCGGCGACCTGGCCCTGGTCTATGATCAGATAGCGGACGGCATCCGGGATAGGAGGGCTTTCAGGGCCCAGCTTGGCTCAATAACTTCTGAAGGGAGGCTGACGGCCAACATCCTGGCCCTCCTGCCCTTTGTCGCCGTGGGCGGGATGCGCGTCCTCCAGCCGGATTACATGGCCCCGCTTTTTAACACCACCACGGGGTTGGTGCTTCTGTTTGCCGCATCGGGTTTGATACTGGTGGGCTGGCTGGTCATTAAGAAGATAATTGAAATCGAATACTGA
- a CDS encoding type II secretion system F family protein, which translates to MAINAAVPALPVGFFTGVAVLFFTVYLDLKRRGRFSIFAEMGRSAAAGMGQAGVKEQITGALLPVVLAAYPDDVRETTEKKLVWAGIENLNALEFLAVKLAVAIGALVLGGALSLLFNIPYFWFLLLGVFGYVAPDYWLQGRISARQKEIRRDMLEFSTLLATVIRAGGGDVYGALQQVGRWFGGVLGKEVMLAAHDMASGSRRADALLKMAERCGVDELSQLVQVIIQADRYGTPIAEAISEHAAQMRVLRRYAAEKQAGEAVVKMTLPLLLFIVGPLLFLLIFPATIQFGQILK; encoded by the coding sequence ATGGCGATTAACGCTGCTGTACCGGCGCTGCCGGTAGGTTTCTTTACTGGCGTCGCCGTGCTGTTTTTTACCGTTTACCTGGACCTGAAGCGCCGGGGCCGATTTTCCATCTTCGCCGAAATGGGCCGCAGCGCGGCCGCCGGGATGGGACAGGCAGGCGTGAAGGAGCAGATAACCGGCGCCCTTTTGCCGGTCGTTTTGGCCGCTTACCCTGATGACGTGAGGGAGACGACGGAAAAAAAGCTGGTTTGGGCAGGCATTGAAAACCTCAACGCTCTGGAGTTCCTGGCGGTTAAACTCGCGGTGGCTATAGGGGCTTTGGTCCTCGGCGGGGCTTTAAGCCTGCTTTTTAATATTCCTTATTTCTGGTTTCTGCTCCTGGGCGTGTTCGGGTATGTCGCCCCTGATTACTGGCTGCAGGGCAGGATTTCCGCCCGCCAGAAGGAAATACGCCGGGATATGCTGGAGTTTTCCACCCTTCTGGCCACCGTTATCCGCGCGGGAGGAGGTGATGTCTACGGGGCCCTCCAGCAGGTAGGGAGATGGTTCGGCGGCGTCCTGGGCAAGGAGGTGATGCTTGCCGCCCACGATATGGCCTCCGGCTCGCGGAGGGCTGACGCCTTGCTGAAGATGGCTGAAAGGTGCGGCGTCGATGAGCTGTCGCAGTTGGTACAGGTTATCATCCAGGCCGACCGTTACGGCACGCCCATAGCCGAAGCGATATCCGAACATGCCGCCCAGATGCGGGTTTTGAGGCGCTACGCCGCCGAAAAGCAGGCGGGTGAAGCCGTGGTCAAGATGACTTTGCCTTTGCTGCTGTTTATTGTAGGCCCCCTGCTCTTTTTGTTGATTTTTCCCGCGACAATTCAATTCGGCCAGATATTGAAGTAA
- a CDS encoding pilus assembly protein: protein MRDVLKRLYVDQRGIGLLEYAGLAVLLLLAVWGVTKALGISVGNVFSDIKDKLGH, encoded by the coding sequence ATGCGCGATGTGTTAAAACGGCTGTATGTCGACCAGCGCGGCATCGGTTTGCTGGAATACGCCGGCTTGGCGGTACTGTTGTTGCTTGCGGTCTGGGGAGTGACTAAGGCATTAGGAATTAGCGTGGGCAACGTTTTTAGCGATATCAAAGATAAACTTGGACATTGA
- a CDS encoding S-layer homology domain-containing protein codes for MFKKPALFAALVVMLFSFIIPAHAEMEYRFSDKDTITKDFSWGQDDIIEAIDFELYAGYPDNTLGLNNNMTRAEFAAVLNRILDAGGTPGPNWYDGAVDGLVKAGVISDKGGNWDAAITRLEAAQWLGRLAKVYQVTVKDQGATFTDTSDPDAIYASKTGLMKGVSPGVLGADQNLLRGEAAVLLLRVAKSVDNNLPSDDELKQAMMEAIGDVNADIADFEARRNVDLSFYDKLPYKRVTRAYFEGARRFMYDNRNDGRKNYQGKIDETKVAEKHNAIAYAVCKIENESGYKGIIIARLKKIDGRWMLTQGGTPDNRDLKYLRQVGYMK; via the coding sequence ATGTTCAAGAAGCCGGCCCTTTTTGCCGCCCTGGTGGTAATGCTGTTCTCCTTTATCATTCCAGCCCACGCCGAGATGGAGTACCGCTTCAGTGATAAGGATACCATCACGAAGGATTTTTCCTGGGGCCAGGACGACATTATCGAGGCCATCGACTTCGAGCTTTACGCCGGTTATCCGGATAACACCCTGGGGCTCAACAACAACATGACCCGGGCGGAGTTCGCCGCCGTGCTGAACCGCATTTTAGATGCGGGTGGCACTCCCGGGCCGAACTGGTATGACGGGGCCGTAGACGGCCTAGTGAAGGCCGGGGTGATCTCCGACAAAGGCGGGAATTGGGATGCCGCTATTACCCGGCTGGAGGCGGCGCAGTGGCTGGGCCGCCTGGCTAAAGTCTACCAGGTGACGGTCAAGGACCAGGGCGCGACCTTCACGGACACCTCCGACCCGGACGCCATCTACGCCAGCAAGACTGGCCTGATGAAAGGCGTCAGCCCGGGCGTCCTGGGGGCCGACCAGAACCTTTTACGGGGTGAGGCGGCGGTGCTGCTGCTCAGGGTGGCTAAGAGCGTGGATAATAATTTGCCGAGTGACGATGAGTTGAAGCAGGCGATGATGGAAGCTATAGGAGACGTTAACGCTGATATAGCAGACTTTGAAGCCCGGCGTAATGTAGATTTGAGTTTTTATGATAAGCTGCCCTACAAACGGGTGACCAGGGCTTACTTTGAGGGCGCACGGAGGTTTATGTATGACAACCGAAATGATGGGAGGAAAAATTATCAGGGTAAAATTGACGAAACCAAAGTGGCTGAAAAACATAATGCTATCGCTTACGCCGTTTGCAAAATAGAAAATGAGAGTGGTTATAAAGGCATTATTATCGCACGTTTAAAGAAAATTGACGGTCGTTGGATGTTGACCCAAGGCGGGACGCCTGATAACAGGGATTTAAAATACCTGCGGCAAGTAGGCTATATGAAATAA
- a CDS encoding TadE/TadG family type IV pilus assembly protein, translating to MRLHKDERGNVILEFALVFPIFIALVLGTINFAILLNNHIVAASAARDAGRTAAVTGRLSDALSKGQKILEAAGLGQGKGDVRVSGLGSRNERVTATVTYRTPVFAPGIAAFLGGKAMDNEITLEQQSSYYVEYRNRMEPDRTRPVCVGCSCSGECW from the coding sequence ATGAGACTGCATAAAGATGAGCGCGGCAACGTGATCCTGGAATTTGCCCTGGTTTTCCCTATATTTATAGCCCTGGTCCTGGGGACAATCAATTTCGCCATCCTGCTCAACAACCACATTGTGGCGGCCTCTGCCGCCAGGGATGCTGGGCGGACGGCGGCAGTCACCGGCAGGCTGTCGGACGCCTTGAGCAAAGGGCAAAAAATCCTTGAAGCGGCAGGATTGGGACAGGGGAAGGGAGATGTCCGTGTGTCTGGCCTGGGAAGCCGAAACGAAAGGGTGACGGCAACGGTTACATACAGAACTCCGGTATTTGCGCCGGGGATCGCCGCCTTTCTTGGCGGCAAAGCGATGGACAACGAAATCACCCTGGAGCAGCAGAGCAGCTATTATGTGGAGTACCGCAACCGCATGGAGCCTGATCGTACCCGGCCCGTTTGCGTGGGATGCTCCTGCAGTGGAGAGTGCTGGTAA
- a CDS encoding TadE/TadG family type IV pilus assembly protein — MLKRLYKDCRGPVMLEFVLSCILLIVILMGIVNVSLLLKDKLGAVAAAREAGRTYAVTLNISKASQVGYEVLSAAGINPARAQVVLTPNSPGQNLVTAQVACNSPVFLPGITALLGGAPWEKSIQVTGSAVFRYEP; from the coding sequence ATGCTGAAGCGTCTTTATAAAGACTGCCGGGGCCCGGTGATGCTGGAGTTCGTCCTTTCCTGCATTTTGCTCATCGTCATTTTAATGGGAATCGTAAACGTGTCTCTCCTGCTCAAAGACAAACTGGGGGCGGTAGCGGCGGCAAGGGAAGCTGGCCGCACTTATGCCGTGACTCTGAACATAAGTAAGGCATCCCAGGTGGGGTATGAAGTTTTAAGCGCGGCAGGAATAAACCCTGCCAGGGCGCAGGTAGTTCTTACACCTAACTCTCCCGGACAAAACCTGGTGACCGCCCAGGTCGCCTGCAATTCTCCAGTTTTCCTGCCTGGAATAACGGCGCTTTTAGGAGGTGCTCCATGGGAAAAGAGCATACAGGTGACCGGTTCCGCGGTATTCAGATACGAGCCTTGA